A window of Pleuronectes platessa chromosome 20, fPlePla1.1, whole genome shotgun sequence genomic DNA:
TGTGAGGGCTGTGCATGTCATCACTTCGGGGTGTTTTCCTCTTTATATCTGTTCATTAGTAACAGAACAGAAGCCTTATTGTAATAACAAGTAACAATAACTGTTATACATTTTCCCCACACAGTTCTATCTATTAATTACAGCATCGGGTTATTACCCTATTTACCTGTCAAGATCCCCTAACTTGAATTGGCCTCTAACAATGTTTGGGAAAAGCAAGCACAgtagaaaatacacatttattattagaggttgtcttctttctttgtctctctaaTGCTGATCTTGAGGTGTTTCTCCCGGTTGGCAGGTGGCAGCTCAGAGGCAGCGGGCTCTAGCCATCATGTGCCGGGTGTATGTGGGCTCCATATACTATGAGCTTGGTGAAGACACCATCAGACAGGCCTTTGCTCCTTTCGGCCCAATCAAGAGCATCGACATGTCTTGGGATTCTGTTACAATGAAACACAAGGTCAGAATCATACAAATTCTTCTACTAcactttgattttaatgtggAAAATTTGTTATAGACATGCCTCAGTTCTTTCTGACGTTCTGTTTTTCCGTCTGACTGTGCAGGGCTTTGCTTTTGTGGAGTATGATGTGCCAGAAGCTGCTCAGCTGGCTCTGGAGCAGATGAACTCAGTCATGTTGGGGGGGCGAAACATTAAGGTTAGTTGTCTGGAGATGTTGGGATCTCTCCAATTCTTAGGATACCATGAATCAAAGGAACCACAAGTAATGTCTCAAGTTCTATAACTGTTCCTTTCTTGATGTAGTTTGATTGAAACAGGAGTTTTGGATTCCCTCCTGCCAATTGGAATGCTGAGTCAATTAGTAAATTATGTACATTTGTGATTCTTAAATGACCTGTGTGTTACTAATTTTTCTCTTCttgcgtgtctgtgtctgttgatTTCCAGGTGCGTGTGTATGTCTGGGTGTATGCTTAGGGTATTGTCTGCTcgtgttgtgtgtttccatgaTGTCATCAAGGCTGTTTTAGTGACCAGTTGCAGTACGATGCCCAGCGGCGCATGGCATCGCTCCGTGTCCATGGTGTGCTGATGATGGGCTGCGCCTGGTTGGTGTTGCTTGGCCGCCCCATCTGTAGTACAGATCCCAGTCGCACATGTATGCTCGTGTTACATAGGGAACTAAGTTCTGTGGTTAAGTGAGGGGTCAGAGTGCATAGTTGTAGCAAAAGGCATTTATTGCGTTCCCCTTTCGGTGTTGCCACCAGCTCAGCTAGTCACGCTGTGTAAATCTGGTGTTTTGAAGCTGTACTTCTTTTTAAATGCTGAAGTTATTTATTTGAGTCATTTGAAATTcggtttaaaatgtattaatttgtcACGATTGAGTGCCAACAGTTTATCTAGTTAACATAAATCTAAGTGACAGTTAGGTGATTGGATTCATGTCCAATTTTGGTGCTCAACTGACAAAAATTTGAAGCAAATTCTCAAAGTGCAAATAATTGTTGTCCATAGTTTAATGTTTTAATCAGGTTTAGTTTCAAAGCTTTATGAATTAAGAAActttattataatgtatttagtttgagtctctttttttttagatggGTTATTGgagtgtattttgtttgtggtGGCCTGGTGGAGAATGATGAGGCTAGACGTAGATTTCAGATCATATCTGAACCATTTAATCAGGCTATAGTGAAGTAATGGACATGCACAACAGTAATACCAGAGGATTATTGACAGGTCAGCTTTGTCTCATGATTGTAGATGAAGAGTGGCTTTGACTGAACTCGGTGGCTGCCGAAACTTAGCTCTGCAGGGAAATACAGTTTGCGATAGTGCGTCCTCGGTTGATACAAGAAATCCCAcactcaatagccctgctggtATGATCTGTGCTATAGGTTGGGCGGCCAAGTAACATCGGTCAGGCGCAACCCATCATTGACCAGCTGGCAGAGGAGGCGCGCGCCTTTAACCGGATCTACGTGGCATCCGTCCATCCTGACCTGTCGGATGACGACATCAAGAGTGTGTTTGAGGCCTTCGGGAGGATCAAGTCTTGCACGTTAGCCAGAGACCCCACAACAGGGCGACACCGAGGCTTTGGCTTCATTGGTGAGCTGGGGACCCTCATTCGCTCGTGCTCTAGCGTTTCTGTTGCTCTGCTACTAACtactgtttttattctcttgcaGAGTATGAAAAGCCTCAATCAGCCTTGGACGCCGTGTCTTCTATGAACCTCTTTGACCTGGGGGGCCAGTATCTACGGGTGGGCAAAGCAGTGACGCCGCCCATACCCCTACTGACCCCCACAACCCCAGGTGGTCTGCCACCTGCTGCAGCAGTGGCTGCAGCGGCAGCCACTGCTAAGATAACGGCCCAGGCAAGTATGAATCCCTTCCAAAGGGATTTAATGGCCTTCCAGGTAAATATAACCCAGATTTAGCTAGAATTGACACCAAAAAGCACAGATAACGTGGGCATAAAACTTTAATTGACGTGACTGGGAGAAGGCCAGTTTTGTTAAATAGTAGATGCCCTGACAGAGTGTCAATTTAATTGCCCTCAAATGTAAGGCATTGTGGGCGTAATCTTTCATAAATTCCAGTTTAATGTGAAACAAACCGAATCTATACACATATTTAAGTATTTCATTAAGTTTTTTTCATAGTATACATAGTATCTTAACATTAGTAATCAATGCTCCTCCCATTCACTGATCAGGTGTGTGAGCTAAGAGTCTTCTCTCTTAGCTAACACCTTTACCGTTATTTATCAGTGTGAAGAGTCGATGACTTACAAGAGGATTGTGTTATGATTGAACATATTTTGACTTGCTAAGAATAATCGGTGATAGCTTATTAAATCTGAAAATACTGTTTGATTCTCACTAAGAGGCCAGGTTGAGCTCACTCTGTTCCATGCTTTGTGATCGTTGACTGTGCTGCCTTGTgctgtgttctgtgtgtttccCTTACCTAATGTCTTCGGCCCCCCTCTCTCAAGGAGGCTGTAGCCGGGGCATCAGTCTTGGGGGCGTTAGCTGCGCCCCAACTTCTCGGTCAGCAAATGGGAATACCGCAGGCTGTTATGGCTGCCCAGGCCCCCGGGGTCATCACAGGTGGGTATAAAGATGAGAGGGAGCTTTTCATCAAAGCAGGAGCTAAATTCATCTTGACAAACCGCTTTAAACATCTGATTTAAAGCATTATGCAAGTTTTTTTCCCACCGCCTGATTCGTTTTTACATTGGATAAAGCTTCTTGTATAGTATTTTTCCAAATAAATTTGCAGATTACGGGTCAAAAACTTCAATCTTCTCGTGATCCTCCGTCATTTCGTTTTAAATTTCCGGCTTCCCTGCATATCCATTGATTTGGATTTCACTCAAAACACTTGCAATGATTTTACCATTGTCATGTTCAACACTTATCGTTTATTCATTATTGTCATTACTTAACCATGcttatttcttttgttttgtgcaTGTTTCTTTGTTGAGTGTTTGGACAGTTGACTGCACGTCTGTCTTCTATCAACAGGTGTGACACCAGTGCGTCCTCCCATACCAGTGCTTCCCCAGGTTGGTCTTGTGAACCCTGTGCTCGCAT
This region includes:
- the puf60b gene encoding poly(U)-binding-splicing factor PUF60-B isoform X2, which gives rise to MENGQGTGAKLGLPPLTPEQQEALQRAKKYAMEQSIKSVLVKQTIAHQQQQLTNLQMAAVTMGFGDPLSPLQSVAAQRQRALAIMCRVYVGSIYYELGEDTIRQAFAPFGPIKSIDMSWDSVTMKHKGFAFVEYDVPEAAQLALEQMNSVMLGGRNIKVGRPSNIGQAQPIIDQLAEEARAFNRIYVASVHPDLSDDDIKSVFEAFGRIKSCTLARDPTTGRHRGFGFIEYEKPQSALDAVSSMNLFDLGGQYLRVGKAVTPPIPLLTPTTPGGLPPAAAVAAAAATAKITAQASMNPFQRDLMAFQEAVAGASVLGALAAPQLLGQQMGIPQAVMAAQAPGVITGVTPVRPPIPVLPQVGLVNPVLASPPVLSNQVGGSSLQLKKEEKEEQLQDGTGQEMLSDQEHMSISGSSARHMVMQKLLRKSESTVMVLRNMVGPEDIDDDLEGEVTEECGKFGSVNRVIIYQEKQGEEEDADIIVKIFVEFSMASEMNKAIQALNDRWFGGRKVVAEVYDQDRFNSSDLSA
- the puf60b gene encoding poly(U)-binding-splicing factor PUF60-B isoform X1, which gives rise to MAVTESAGGEALTMENGQGTGAKLGLPPLTPEQQEALQRAKKYAMEQSIKSVLVKQTIAHQQQQLTNLQMAAVTMGFGDPLSPLQSVAAQRQRALAIMCRVYVGSIYYELGEDTIRQAFAPFGPIKSIDMSWDSVTMKHKGFAFVEYDVPEAAQLALEQMNSVMLGGRNIKVGRPSNIGQAQPIIDQLAEEARAFNRIYVASVHPDLSDDDIKSVFEAFGRIKSCTLARDPTTGRHRGFGFIEYEKPQSALDAVSSMNLFDLGGQYLRVGKAVTPPIPLLTPTTPGGLPPAAAVAAAAATAKITAQASMNPFQRDLMAFQEAVAGASVLGALAAPQLLGQQMGIPQAVMAAQAPGVITGVTPVRPPIPVLPQVGLVNPVLASPPVLSNQVGGSSLQLKKEEKEEQLQDGTGQEMLSDQEHMSISGSSARHMVMQKLLRKSESTVMVLRNMVGPEDIDDDLEGEVTEECGKFGSVNRVIIYQEKQGEEEDADIIVKIFVEFSMASEMNKAIQALNDRWFGGRKVVAEVYDQDRFNSSDLSA
- the puf60b gene encoding poly(U)-binding-splicing factor PUF60-B isoform X3, with the translated sequence MAVTESAGGEALTMENGQGTGAKLGLPPLTPEQQEALQRAKKYAMEQSIKSVLVKQTIAHQQQQLTNLQMAAVTMGFGDPLSPLQSVAAQRQRALAIMCRVYVGSIYYELGEDTIRQAFAPFGPIKSIDMSWDSVTMKHKGFAFVEYDVPEAAQLALEQMNSVMLGGRNIKVGRPSNIGQAQPIIDQLAEEARAFNRIYVASVHPDLSDDDIKSVFEAFGRIKSCTLARDPTTGRHRGFGFIEYEKPQSALDAVSSMNLFDLGGQYLRVGKAVTPPIPLLTPTTPGGLPPAAAVAAAAATAKITAQEAVAGASVLGALAAPQLLGQQMGIPQAVMAAQAPGVITGVTPVRPPIPVLPQVGLVNPVLASPPVLSNQVGGSSLQLKKEEKEEQLQDGTGQEMLSDQEHMSISGSSARHMVMQKLLRKSESTVMVLRNMVGPEDIDDDLEGEVTEECGKFGSVNRVIIYQEKQGEEEDADIIVKIFVEFSMASEMNKAIQALNDRWFGGRKVVAEVYDQDRFNSSDLSA